Proteins encoded by one window of Rutidosis leptorrhynchoides isolate AG116_Rl617_1_P2 chromosome 7, CSIRO_AGI_Rlap_v1, whole genome shotgun sequence:
- the LOC139857760 gene encoding MOB kinase activator-like 1A yields MMQFCSLSLSGNQRTFRPKKSAPSGSKGAQLRQHIDATLGSGNLREAVRLPPGEDINEWLAVNTVDFFNQVNLLYGTLTEFCTPEICPTMTAGPKYEYRWADGVQIKKPIEVSAPKYVEFLMDWIESQLDDESIFPQRLGAPFPANFRDVVKTIFKRLFRVYAHIYHTHFQKIVSLKEEAHLNTCFKHFILFTCEFSLIDKKELAPLHELIESIVTY; encoded by the exons GAACCAGAGGACATTTCGTCCAAAGAAGAGTGCACCTTCTGGGAGTAAG gGTGCGCAATTAAGGCAGCACATTGATGCTACTTTAGGTAGTGGAAATCTAAGAGAAGCCGTGAGACTTCCTCCTGGGGAAGATATTAATGAATGGCTTGCTGTCAACA CTGTGGATTTCTTTAATCAGGTTAACCTTTTATATGGCACCTTAACCGAGTTCTGTACGCCGGAGATTTGCCCAACTATGACTGCGGGTCCCAA GTATGAATACCGATGGGCAGATGGTGTCCAAATTAAGAAACCTATCGAAGTTTCGGCTCCAAAATATGTCGAGTTCTTGATGGATTGGATCGAGTCACAGCTAGATGACGAGTCAATTTTTCCTCAAAGGCTTG GAGCACCATTTCCCGCCAATTTCAGGGACGTTGTGAAAACAATATTTAAACGCTTGTTTCGTGTATATGCTCATATCTACCATACACATTTTCAGAAGATTGTCAGTCTTAAAGAGGAAGCCCATTTAAACACATGTTTTAAGCATTTCATATTATTTACATGC GAGTTTTCGTTGATTGACAAGAAGGAACTGGCCCCACTTCATGAGCTTATAGAATCCATTGTTACTTACTGA
- the LOC139857324 gene encoding probable UDP-glucosyl transferase 73B6, whose product MDTQTQIKKQKLETMEQKGYIFVLPFFGTGHINPAMELCRNISSHNYKTTLIIPSHLSSSISSNFESSLLHVAEIPFTASDPEPGSGRGNPLDAQNKQMGEGIKAFMSARSDGSKLPTCVVIDVMMSWSKEIFVEAQIPIVSFFTSGATFSAMGYGRWKAKVGDLKPGESRVLPGLPAEMAVTFADLNQGPRGRQRPDGPRSGPPDGPRSGPPDGPRSGPPDGMRSGPPHAMRGGGRGGGRGGRGGGRPDPDAKPRWVDEVDGSVALLFNTCDNLERVFIDYMAEETKLPVYGVGPLLPEKYWKSAGSLLHDHEMRSNHKANYSEDEVFQWLESKPIGSVIYISFGSEVGPTLDEYKELAGSLEGSNQNFIWVIQPGSGTTGIPRSFLGPVNTDSEEEEEGYYPEGLDVKVGNRGLIITGWAPQLLILSHPSTGGFLSHCGWNSTVEAIGLGVPILGWPIRGDQFDNAKLIANHLKIGFAMSSLASESGRMGKFNKEIITVGIEKLMNDENVHKQAKKLSKEFESGFPLSSVKALGAFVEFISQKAT is encoded by the coding sequence ATGGATACCCAAACACAGATCAAGAAACAAAAACTTGAAACCATGGAACAAAAAGGCTATATTTTCGTACTACCATTTTTTGGTACAGGTCATATAAACCCAGCAATGGAACTTTGCAGAAACATTTCTTCACATAATTACAAAACTACCCTCATTATCCCTTCACATCTTTCTTCATCTATTTCTTCAAATTTTGAATCATCTTTACTTCATGTTGCTGAGATCCCATTCACTGCTTCTGACCCGGAACCCGGATCCGGTAGAGGGAACCCACTTGATGCCCAGAATAAGCAAATGGGTGAAGGGATTAAAGCTTTTATGTCTGCAAGATCTGACGGATCAAAATTGCCCACGTGTGTTGTTATTGATGTTATGATGAGCTGGAGTAAGGAGATATTTGTTGAGGCCCAAATTCCTATTGTGTCTTTTTTTACTTCCGGGGCTACTTTTTCGGCTATGGGTTATGGTAGGTGGAAAGCTAAAGTTGGTGATCTGAAGCCCGGGGAGTCCCGTGTACTCCCCGGACTTCCCGCTGAAATGGCCGTAACTTTTGCGGACTTAAATCAGGGTCCGAGAGGTCGTCAGAGGCCCGACGGGCCAAGATCTGGACCGCCTGACGGGCCGAGGTCCGGACCACCTGACGGGCCGAGGTCTGGACCACCTGACGGGATGAGGTCCGGACCACCACATGCGATGAGGGGCGGTGGGCGGGGCGGTGGACGTGGTGGGCGGGGTGGTGGACGACCTGACCCGGATGCAAAACCTCGGTGGGTGGACGAAGTGGACGGGTCGGTTGCTTTGCTTTTCAACACGTGTGACAATCTCGAGCGTGTGTTCATTGATTACATGGCTGAAGAAACCAAGCTTCCGGTTTACGGTGTTGGCCCGTTGCTGCCCGAAAAGTATTGGAAGTCAGCGGGCTCGTTGCTTCATGATCATGAAATGAGGTCTAACCATAAAGCGAATTACTCAGAAGACGAGGTGTTTCAATGGTTGGAATCAAAACCGATTGGTTCGGTTATTTATATATCGTTTGGGAGTGAAGTTGGCCCAACTCTGGACGAGTATAAAGAGTTAGCTGGATCATTAGAAGGATCGAATCAGAACTTCATTTGGGTGATCCAGCCTGGTTCAGGGACAACGGGCATTCCAAGATCATTTTTAGGCCCAGTTAATACGGATAGTGAGGAAGAAGAGGAAGGGTATTATCCTGAAGGTTTAGATGTAAAAGTTGGAAACAGGGGTTTGATTATTACAGGATGGGCCCCACAGTTGTTGATCTTGAGCCACCCTTCAACGGGCGGGTTCTTATCACATTGTGGGTGGAATTCAACTGTTGAGGCGATTGGGCTAGGTGTTCCGATATTGGGTTGGCCCATAAGGGGTGATCAGTTTGATAATGCTAAATTGATTGCGAATCATTTGAAGATCGGGTTTGCGATGTCGAGCTTAGCGAGTGAAAGTGGGCGAATGGGAAAGTTTAACAAGGAGATTATAACAGTTGGAATTGAGAAATTAATGAATGATGAAAATGTGCATAAACAAGCAAAGAAACTTAGTAAAGAATTTGAGAGTGGGTTTCCACTTAGTTCAGTTAAAGCATTGGGTGCTTTTGTGGAGTTTATTAGCCAGAAAGCAACTTAA
- the LOC139860352 gene encoding UDP-glucosyltransferase 29-like, translated as MESSGEIFVIPFFGTGHLNPAMELCRNISSHNIKTTLIIASHLSSSVPDTFCSYSPFIHVAEISATASEPGSETGNPLDQQNKHMGEGIKSFLSTRSGPKPTCAIVDIMMSWCKEIFVDHELPVVTFFTSGATFTALDHGRWKAKVGEMKPGEIRELPGLPTEMAVSFEDLSKGPRGRPGRPGPGSKPRWVDEAAGSVALLINTCDDLELVFIDYIAEQAKVPVWGVGPLLPQQFWKSAGSILHDHEMRSNHNSNYSEDEVIDWLETKPTGSVIYISFGSEVGPTMEEYKELAEALEGCNHNFIWVIQPGSGKTGIPRSFLGTGQPGSEEEEEGYYPDGLDVKVGNRGLIITGWAPQLLILSHPSTGGFLSHCGWNSTTEAIGRGVPILGWPINGDQFDNAKLVANHLKIGFVLSSSGKFKKEDIAAGIERLMSDDNVHKQAKELGKKFESGFPVSSISALGAFVEFITQKAT; from the coding sequence ATGGAATCATCAGGTGAAATTTTTGTTATACCCTTTTTTGGTACAGGTCATCTCAACCCAGCAATGGAACTATGCAGAAACATCTCATCACATAACATTAAAACAACCTTAATCATAGCTTCACATCTTTCATCATCTGTTCCTGACACTTTTTGCAGTTACTCCCCCTTCATTCATGTTGCTGAGATCTCAGCAACAGCTTCAGAACCCGGATCCGAAACGGGTAACCCGCTTGACCAACAAAACAAACATATGGGTGAAGGGATCAAGTCATTCCTGTCAACAAGATCCGGCCCAAAACCCACTTGTGCTATAGTTGACATCATGATGAGCTGGTGCAAGGAGATTTTTGTCGATCACGAGCTTCCGGTTGTGACGTTTTTCACTTCGGGTGCAACGTTTACTGCGTTGGATCACGGAAGATGGAAGGCGAAAGTAGGCGAGATGAAGCCCGGTGAGATTCGTGAGCTTCCTGGGCTGCCTACAGAAATGGCTGTCAGTTTTGAGGACCTAAGTAAAGGTCCGAGAGGTAGACCGGGTCGACCCGGGCCCGGTTCAAAGCCACGTTGGGTGGACGAAGCGGCCGGGTCGGTTGCATTACTTATTAACACGTGTGATGATCTCGAGCTCGTGTTCATTGATTACATTGCAGAACAGGCCAAGGTCCCGGTGTGGGGCGTTGGCCCGTTACTGCCCCAACAGTTTTGGAAATCGGCTGGTTCAATACTTCATGATCATGAAATGAGATCGAATCACAATTCAAATTACTCGGAGGATGAAGTGATCGACTGGTTGGAAACAAAACCGACTGGATCCGTGATTTATATATCGTTCGGGAGTGAAGTTGGGCCCACAATGGAAGAGTACAAAGAACTAGCAGAAGCCTTGGAGGGATGTAACCATAATTTCATTTGGGTGATCCAGCCCGGTTCGGGTAAAACGGGGATTCCACGGTCTTTTTTGGGAACGGGTCAACCCGGATCCGAAGAAGAAGAGGAAGGATACTATCCTGATGGTTTGGATGTTAAAGTTGGGAACAGGGGTTTGATCATAACTGGGTGGGCTCCACAATTGTTGATTTTGAGTCATCCGTCTACGGGTGGATTTTTATCGCATTGTGGGTGGAATTCGACTACAGAAGCAATTGGGCGAGGGGTTCCAATTTTGGGGTGGCCGATAAATGGTGATCAGTTTGATAATGCGAAACTGGTGGCTAACCATTTGAAAATAGGGTTTGTGTTGTCGAGTTCGGGTAAGTTTAAAAAGGAGGATATAGCAGCTGGTATTGAGAGACTAATGAGTGATGATAATGTGCATAAACAGGCAAAAGAACTTGGTAAAAAGTTTGAAAGTGGGTTTCCTGTGAGTTCAATTAGCGCATTGGGTGCTTTTGTTGAGTTTATTACCCAAAAAGCAACTTGA
- the LOC139858386 gene encoding uncharacterized protein, whose protein sequence is MGSFKGHAVPGTLFLVVGVWHIWCSVVRYASDLNSFRVKVWNPVPGFNGKLKYLELYVIAIGAFIDMCIELLYSTHLKFFVNGVLNPHHMNDFEHGGMLLMFFIFSIVALLSEKTSFLPLPEGALCLISAAAFCAEYLLFFFHSTTHQGLEGHYHYLLVLLVALCILSIVAGAIAPTSFAADLCSGIAITLQGLWFYQTAFTLYGPSMPAGCKVEENEVTCSSHDHEVHGQILANVQMFGLVFLVLVGVVGSYIFAVKRYGKSEYGMVQMKPLDGFHDQI, encoded by the exons ATGGGATCTTTTAAGGGACATGCAGTTCCAGGGACACTGTTTCTTGTAGTTGGTGTATGGCACATATGGTGCAGTGTGGTCCGTTATGCGTCTGATCTGAACTCGTTTCGTGTTAAAGTATGGAACCCAGTTCCAGGTTTTAATGGCAAGTTGAAGTATTTAGAGCTTTATGTTATAGCAATTGGAGCTTTCATTGATATGTGCATAGAGCTTTTGTATTCGACTCATCTTAAGTTTTTTGTTAATGGCGTTTTGAACccacatcatatgaatgattttgaacatGGTGGAATGCTTCTCATGTTCTTCATCTTCAGTATCGTTGCTCTACTCTCTGAAAAGACTAG CTTCCTACCCTTACCCGAAGGTGCCCTATGCTTAATATCAGCCGCAGCATTTTGTGCAGAGTACCTTTTATTCTTCTTCCATTCAACAACACATCAAGGGCTAGAAGGTCATTACCATTATCTCCTTGTTCTTCTCGTAGCCCTTTGCATATTATCTATCGTTGCAGGGGCCATCGCCCCCACTAGCTTTGCAGCTGATCTGTGCAGCGGCATTGCTATAACCCTTCAAGGTTTATGGTTCTATCAAACTGCCTTCACTCTTTACGGACCCTCAATGCCAGCAGGATGTAAGGTTGAAGAGAATGAGGTCACATGCTCCTCACATGACCATGAGGTTCATGGACAGATACTGGCTAATGTGCAGATGTTTGGGCTTGTTTTCTTGGTTCTTGTTGGCGTTGTTGGGTCGTATATTTTTGCGGTTAAAAGATATGGGAAGAGTGAGTATGGAATGGTTCAAATGAAACCTCTTGATGGATTTCATGATCAGATATAA